tgattaacttaagtctacaacacaAGAATGTGTAATGTCTGGTCAGATTTAGCCATACAGAAGAAGAATATCAGCCCCCCCTCTCCGGTCTAGAAAAGGGGAAAGCGCAGCTCTTAACGAACTTAGCACTAACCAAATATGGCAAGAGGGGGACAGGTCCCAAAACAAGGCCTTAACATAAACATGATTAGTAACCCTCGATACTGATTTTCCCGTCTGGGATGAAGATCGGTAGCAGCGCCTGCACCAACGTACCGATCCTCAGATCATCTTTGCTGCAGCATATCTTGATTCTCTCGACACGAGGATATCCCCTGATTGCTGGTGCTCGCCTTGATGGTAATGAAGCAGATTCAACCTCCTTGCATGTTTCACAGTGCTCCTGCAGCGTGTCAAAACCACACGGGAGTATCAGCTTTGATCATTCTGATGTTGTAGCAAAGCAGTGCCAGCTAGACATACATATCTGGGAGAAGTATTACCATCTTGAGCTTAACACTTAGCTCTTTCAGCGTGGGCGAGCGATGGAGAATACGGAACAGTGGGTAGAAGTCAGCAGCCATGCACCAATCACCCAGCACCAAGCTTGTCAGATTGCTGAACACCGGGCATGCTTGCAAACCCCTCTCGAATGCGAGCTTCACAAGCAATATGATCATGTGAAGGAGTTGAAAATAGAGCAAGCTGAATAGTTAATGATACAATATTTTCATGCTAGCTTGCCAACATATAGTAAACAGTACATAATCACTTCAAAAAGTAGATTGTGTCTGACTTTAAAACTAAGAAGCGACTAATTCGGCATGCAAATATATTCACCTACGAATATGAAAAGGAAAACAACCCATCAGTACCTCAGGTAACGGTGCATGCAACTCCAATGTTGTGGCATGTGAAAGGCCATCAAGTAGATGATGATCTACTTCTGTGTTATCATCATAATGAAACTCGGACCCTAGACTAATCAAAGCTGACACTAGAGAAGACAGATCCCAGGTAACTATAGCACCACGACGACATTCTGGGTCAATGACAGAGAGATGGGTAAGCTTCCTAGCACCAATCAGGAGATCATTGCCAATGATGCAGTCGATGATATGTAGAACCTTGAGTGAGCTCGATGAGATCCTCCTTGTATCGAGAATGCAACACACCAGCTCTAGATGTTCGAGCAC
This sequence is a window from Aegilops tauschii subsp. strangulata cultivar AL8/78 chromosome 7, Aet v6.0, whole genome shotgun sequence. Protein-coding genes within it:
- the LOC109733584 gene encoding F-box/FBD/LRR-repeat protein At1g78750 yields the protein MSAPASIPCGSKSVRGNDNGVDRLSSLSDDLLHHVMSFLPTPEVVRTSLLSPRWRNLWSSVPFIHINNKDFVVKNDVGTACFDNHKLENFVDHLLLLRDGTVSLDEVRVFITTRSSKKSSVWIRHAIKHKVRLLHISGFHHHLILDSTAMFSSLYLKRIRLRYVRLNDWFDKPLNYDWPVLEHLELVCCILDTRRISSSSLKVLHIIDCIIGNDLLIGARKLTHLSVIDPECRRGAIVTWDLSSLVSALISLGSEFHYDDNTEVDHHLLDGLSHATTLELHAPLPELAFERGLQACPVFSNLTSLVLGDWCMAADFYPLFRILHRSPTLKELSVKLKMEHCETCKEVESASLPSRRAPAIRGYPRVERIKICCSKDDLRIGTLVQALLPIFIPDGKISIEGY